The bacterium BMS3Abin08 region ACAACCAACATGTTAAGTCCTCCGCAATCGGTTTTTTCCGTTAATTCTGTCAGTCCCCGTTCATTTCTTTACAGACAGAGCCCGGGGACGGTTTAAACATGCAGCCAAATGAACCTCCCCGCCATGCCGTTCGGGACGGGGTATCTTAAAGTCTCCCCTTCCTTGATGTGAGGGGATTAAGGGGAGGGTGATAACAGCATCTTAATTCCCCACCCTATATCACTGCTGTCTCCTCTGAAAGAGCACTGAAACAGGAAGCTCGAGGTCACACCGCTTCATCAGGGCCTCATCAAGGAGGATATCCTCAGCCTTGCCGTCCGCCTTGACTTCTCCATTATAAAGCACAATACACCTCTCACAGACCTCGAGTATCAGATCCAGATCATGAGAAGCGATAATCCGGGAGTGATGAAACCCTTTCAGAATGTCAATGAGGTTCCTTCGGGCCTTCGGGTCAAGGTTCGCACTGGGCTCATCCATCACAAGTATATCAGGTTTCATGGCTATAACACCAGCAATCGCAACCGCCTTCTTCTGTCCGCCTGAAAGCCTGTGGGGAGGCCTATCCACGATGTCGGCACATCCCACTTCCCGGAGGGCATCCCTTACACGCACTCCCACAGCATCGGGTAACAGGCCGAGATTCGTCGGCCCGAACCCGACATCCTCATAGACCGTGGGCATAAAGAGTTGGTCATCCGGGTTCTGAAGGACGATCCCCACCTTTTTTCTTATCTCGGTCCGAGTCTTTCTGGTGAGCGGAAGGTCCCCGACCATAATCTCTCCCGGCCCCGGAAGTAGCTGTCCGTTCATATGCATGATAAGGGTGGTCTTCCCCGCTCCGTTCGGACCCACAATACCAACCGCTTCTCCATGGGTAACCCTGAAGCTTATCTTATTCAGTGCCTTTGTTCCATCAGGATACTTGTAGGAGACATCCCTGAAATCAACTATATGGTGGCTCATGAAAGCCACCCACTGATAAAGTCACCTATGATTGTGGAGATATTCAGGGACCTGAACGTCAGAAACAGTATCGCCGAAATACAGAGAAAGACCGTATCGGTAACCGTGAGCCTGTGTGTCCTCGGAAGGACAATCTTGCCCCTGAAACCCCTTGATACCATGGCCCCGTATATCCTTTCGGCCCTCCGTAAGGTCCTGATCAGGAGTACCGTAATGAGGTGTATGAAGGGTTTTAACCCGAATCCTCTCTTCCCAAAGGAGCGGGCGTCCCTTGCCCTCACCATCCTGAAGGCCTCCTCCAGGAGAACGAAGAGATACCGGTAGAGGAAAAGGAGTTGAATTACAAACACCTCGGGGACCTTCATTCTACCCAGCGCCTCACAGATGCCGATAAACGATGTAGTGGCAACCAGGAGAAGGGCCGCACCTATTGTAAGTACAAATTTTATGATTATTGAAAAGAGGGAGACCCATCCCCCGGTTATCTCAAGACCGCCAACAGAGAGCAACACCTTACGGTCGATAAAGGGGTTAAACACTGCAATAAAGACGACAAATGGTGACACAACAAGTAGTTTCTTCAGTATATATCTCACCGGTATTTCTCCAACAGTTGTCATAAAGATCGGGAA contains the following coding sequences:
- the cbiO_1 gene encoding cobalt import ATP-binding protein CbiO, with the translated sequence MSHHIVDFRDVSYKYPDGTKALNKISFRVTHGEAVGIVGPNGAGKTTLIMHMNGQLLPGPGEIMVGDLPLTRKTRTEIRKKVGIVLQNPDDQLFMPTVYEDVGFGPTNLGLLPDAVGVRVRDALREVGCADIVDRPPHRLSGGQKKAVAIAGVIAMKPDILVMDEPSANLDPKARRNLIDILKGFHHSRIIASHDLDLILEVCERCIVLYNGEVKADGKAEDILLDEALMKRCDLELPVSVLFQRRQQ
- the ecfT_2 gene encoding energy-coupling factor transporter transmembrane protein EcfT gives rise to the protein MSFEKGFFNVGYLDSLSYRDTFVHRLDPRVKLIATIIFIVCVVSLPKYEVSGLLPFFIFPIFMTTVGEIPVRYILKKLLVVSPFVVFIAVFNPFIDRKVLLSVGGLEITGGWVSLFSIIIKFVLTIGAALLLVATTSFIGICEALGRMKVPEVFVIQLLFLYRYLFVLLEEAFRMVRARDARSFGKRGFGLKPFIHLITVLLIRTLRRAERIYGAMVSRGFRGKIVLPRTHRLTVTDTVFLCISAILFLTFRSLNISTIIGDFISGWLS